The proteins below come from a single Zea mays cultivar B73 chromosome 8, Zm-B73-REFERENCE-NAM-5.0, whole genome shotgun sequence genomic window:
- the LOC103636564 gene encoding type I inositol polyphosphate 5-phosphatase 10, protein MASTAKEKTKGCRPKLFTAKEKKVAKSTKNPGRHAAKLAPSSSKTSSSSPLRTFSEVKSMRLSHFLAQSSNNTTTEPIRIFVSTWNVGGKTPIAALNLDDFIPPDDNSDIYVLGFQEIVPLNAGNVLVIEDNEPAARWLVLINQSLNRPADIDANVFQHEPSPSVDSSSSRASSSIGTSFSDLSKTASGATIFQNSLLKAISKSFMPVRRKQLKACNCPVEMTRTSYRDACFGCQKAYADETDSSGEDEEKGKDKEKSRDSDGSVVDGITSGPATRDQLKYNLIACKQMVGIFVTVWVKKELVQHIGHLRKACIGRGILGCLGNKGCISISMTLHQTSFCFVCSHLASGQKEGDEFRRNSDVLEIMRLTMFSRICRRAGRKIPERIVDHDKVIWLGDLNYRIALSYADTKKLLMENDWDALFEKDQLKIERDAGRVFKGWNEGKIYFAPTYKYSFNSDAYAGETATSKKKRRTPAWCDRILWRGDGIVQLSYYRGESRFSDHRPVCGTFAVEVEVLNKKTNRRSSNADMRIDAEELLPTGKGKGKRDENHVAREEERLVLQPDSQMPYVPSSLMFQRPALKMDGRFTGSAHNSSSPPMFPSHHPCQTANSSQPPVPRAAGQHLLPCRVRAWIVTP, encoded by the exons ATGGCGTCTACTGCAAAGGAAAAAACAAAG GGCTGTCGACCAAAACTTTTTACAGCCAAGGAGAAGAAAGTTGCAAAGAGCACAAAGAATCCAGGCCGCCATGCTG CTAAGCTTGCGCCAAGTTCTTCTAAGACATCATCATCATCCCCCTTGAGAACGTTTTCAG AGGTTAAGAGCATGCGCCTCAGCCATTTCCTTGCCCAATCTTCTAATAACACTACAACTGAACCCATCAG AATATTTGTTTCCACCTGGAATGTTGGAGGAAAAACACCTATTGCTGCACTGAACCTGGATGACTTTATCCCCCCTGATGACAATTCCGATATTTATGTTTTGGG TTTTCAGGAAATTGTCCCTCTCAATGCTGGTAATGTGCTTGTAATAGAAGACAATGAACCAGCTGCTAGATGGCTTGTTCTTATAAACCAATCACTAAATCGACCAGCTGACATTGATGCCAACGTCTTTCAGCATGAACCATCTCCCTCTGTTGATTCTTCTTCCTCTCGAGCTTCATCAAGCATCGGCACCTCATTCTCCGACCTATCAAAAACAGCAAGTGGTGCCACAATCTTCCAGAATTCCTTGTTAAAAGCCATTAGCAAATCTTTCATGCCAGTGCGTAGAAAACAACTTAAGGCCTGCAATTGCCCGGTAGAAATGACCAGAACGTCCTACAGGGATGCTTGCTTTGGATGTCAAAAAGCATATGCAGATGAGACTGATTCCTCTGGAGAGGATGAAGAGAAAGGGAAAGATAAAGAGAAATCAAGGGACTCTGATGGCTCTGTGGTCGATGGAATTACTTCTGGTCCTGCCACTAGGGATCAACTAAAATATAATCTCATAGCGTGCAAACAAATGGTTGGCATTTTTGTTACTGTGTGGGTGAAGAAAGAGCTAGTGCAGCATATTGGGCATCTAAGGAAGGCTTGCATAGGGCGCGGGATTCTGGGCTGTCTTGGAAACAAG GGATGTATATCAATAAGCATGACACTGCACCAGACAAGCTTTTGTTTCGTATGCAGCCATTTGGCTTCAGGTCAAAAAGAAGGAGACGAATTCAGGAGGAACTCGGATGTTCTAGAGATAATGAGGCTCACAATGTTTTCTAGGATCTGTAGAAGAGCTGGAAGAAAAATCCCGGAGAGAATAGTTGACCATGA TAAGGTGATATGGCTTGGTGATCTGAACTACCGTATTGCACTGAGCTATGCAGATACCAAGAAGCTTTTGATGGAAAATGACTGGGATGCTCTTTTTGAAAAGGATCAG CTTAAAATTGAACGGGACGCTGGGCGAGTATTTAAGGGTTGGAATGAGGGGAAGATATATTTTGCTCCAACATATAAGTACTCCTTTAACTCAGATGCTTATGCTGGTGAGACTGCGACAtcaaagaaaaagagaagaactCCTGCGTG GTGTGACAGAATATTGTGGCGTGGTGATGGGATTGTACAATTATCCTACTACCGCGGGGAGTCTAGATTTTCTGATCACCGTCCTGTTTGTGGAACCTTCGCTGTTGAGGTTGAGGTGCTAAACAAGAAGACAAACAGGCGCTCATCAAATGCTGACATGAGAATTGATGCTGAAGAGCTCTTACCCACGGGCAAGGGCAAGGGTAAAAG AGATGAGAATCATGTTGCACGCGAGGAGGAGAGGCTAGTATTGCAGCCGGACTCGCAGATGCCGTACGTTCCCTCCTcattgatgttccaacggccagcGCTCAAGATGGACGGACGATTCACCGGCTCGGCCCACAACAGCTCATCACCACCCATGTTTCCCTCTCACCACCCGTGCCAAACAGCCAATTCATCGCAGCCACCGGTACCGCGCGCCGCTGGGCAGCATTTGCTACCTTGTCGCGTCCGTGCGTGGATCGTGACTCCTTGA
- the LOC100282960 gene encoding Non-specific lipid transfer protein GPI-anchored 2 precursor: MAMLPRPTALVAAVVVAAALVLGMASAQGPAAAPAPGPAPGISDECFNAVLNMSDCLTYVTAGSKARHPDTPCCPELAGLLESHPVCLCQLLGGAAESYGVSVDYKRALALPGICRLTAPPVSACAAFGFPIPEGLVPTAAPMAGLSPSSIGPDVPANTPTGSAKSPAGRVTAAGGLVALAALPVAVAAAGIMF; encoded by the exons ATGGCAATGCTGCCGCGTCCAACAGCGCTCGTCGCagcggtggtggtggcggcggcgctgGTGCTCGGGATGGCGTCGGCGCAGGGGCCggccgccgcgcccgcgccgggCCCGGCGCCCGGGATCAGCGACGAGTGCTTCAACGCGGTGCTCAACATGTCGGACTGCCTGACGTACGTGACGGCGGGCAGCAAGGCGCGGCACCCGGACACGCCCTGCTGCCCGGAGCTGGCCGGGTTGCTCGAGTCCCACCCCGTCTGCCTCTGCCAGCTGCTGGGCGGCGCCGCCGAGTCCTACGGCGTCAGCGTCGACTACAAGCGCGCGCTCGCGCTCCCGGGGATCTGCCGCCTCACCGCGCCGCCCGTTAGCGCCTGCGCAG CTTTCGGATTCCCTATCCCCGAGGGATTGGTGCCTACTGCGGCGCCCATGGCAGGCCTCTCTCCATCTTCTATCGGCCCAGATGTGCCTG CCAACACGCCGACGGGCTCAGCCAAGTCCCCCGCGGGACGCGTCACCGCCGCCGGAGGCCTCGTCGCCCTCGCCGCGCTACCCGTCGCGGTCGCGGCCGCCGGGATCATGTTCTAG